CGCTGTAGGCGCGGCCTGCCTCGAGCACGTAGCTGGCCCGGTAGTGCTCAGGGTCTCGGGACACCGAATGGGGGTCGTACCAGACTCTGTCCCGGACCGCTGCGAAGAGCAGGCTCGCCCGCTCACGCGGCGTCGATGCGCCGGCGACCACCTGCTGCGTGAAGTCGCGCACCGCAGCGCTGTCGTGATCGAGGAAGAAGGCCGACTCAAGGTGCGGTCCCGCCGTCGGCGTCATCGCCACCGCCAGGTGGTCGTCGGCCTTCCCGACCTCGACGACCATGCGTCGGCCTCCTCTTCCCAACGCGGCTGCGCACAGTGCGCGCCGTCCACACGCTGGAGCGGTCCTCATCGGACGCTCAAGTAGCTGTCGTCGTCGAAGCCGAGCCCGACGCTGTCAGCGAGATCGCGCAGGATCAACCACACCTGGTGCGCGATCCGGGCGACGACCTCGTCGTGCGACTCGTCGTGGTAGTCGAGCCAACAGATGGTCCCAGCATCGACCGGGTGCCCATCAGCCCCGCCATGACGCCGTCCCGGAAGGTCGACCTCGGGGTTGCGCAGGTACGCCCGACGCGGCGGCCACCACCTCCCCCAGGAACCGCGTGCGCCCCAGCCTGGCCCGACGCATCTCCCTGTTCTGCTGGCGCACTGCCATGAAGCGATCGAGGGTCGGATGCTCGGCCGCCCAACCGAGTGCAGCCCCGATGGCACCCGGATGATGGCAGGGCCGGTGCCACTGACCTGCATCGCGGGCCGAAGGGTGGTCGATGACCTGGTCCGCCGCGCACCGCAGCACCTCGCCGACGAGATCTTCCTTGCTGCGAAGTGGCGGTAGACGTGGGGCCGCGCATGCCTGCGCGTTCGGCGATCTGAGCGGTGCCGACCCCGGCGCCGTGATCCTCGATCGCGTCAGCCGCCGCCACTAGCTGTTCGCGCCGCGGACCTCGATGGGAGACGAGTCGAGATGACTCGGCGATCGGCTTGGAATGCTTAAGCTGTGGAGCGGGGATCGTCGGCGGTGGTGTTCGCGTATTGCGTTCGCCGACCGGCCACGATCGGTCACCCACCCCGGAGTTCGCCCGCAGCAGTGCGCATCTGGGAGATGGCATGGTGCTCGTCGCTGGTGAGAGTCGCGGCGAGTTCATTGACGTGTCGCCAGCGAGCGAGCGTCGATCCGTCGCTACGGCCGGCGGCAGCTAGAGCCGACCATGTGGCCGCGCAGCGCAGGAGCGCAGTTTCAGCCTTCGCCATCTCAGCGGACCGCGTTCGCCGCGCCACGTCGGCACAGAACTGCGCCTGCAACCGGCGGAACAGGCCGCCGCCGGTCCCTGCCTTCTCCACGAAGGCGTGGAGAGAGCGCAGCGCGACGTCCAACTCAGGTTCGGGCATGAGTTCCGGCCACCGGCCGACATCTTCCGCGAAGACCCCGATTCCATCGATGCCGGCACCAGCAACGGCATCCGGCGGCAGCACCGAGGTGTCCGGGATGATCGCGGTCGCCGCCGCTTGCATGTTCTCGACGGAGGCGACGAGGGCCGAAGCCGCGGTCGGGCGGAGATCCGGCAGGACCTGGGGCCAGTTCACGAAGTAGGTCGTGTGCCTGGTGGGCACGGGGAAGGATCGTGACGCGCGCGCCCGCGCAAGCGCATCGTAGGGGACCTCCTGCACCTCGGCTCGGTCGTTGTCAACCACGAAAGCGGTCTGGGTCTCGTCGTCGTAACCGATCACGACGATGTCGTGCCGACTCATCTGGAGGCGGACATTCAGGTAGGGCAACTCAGCGATGTCTGCCCACATCAGCACGGGACGACCTTGTCGTAGTTCCCCACGGACCCAGCCCCAACCGGTCACGGGGTCGTCGGTGCCACGGACGTCGACCTCTGCACCCAGCCTCGAAAGAAGGTCCACCTCAAGGTCACTGCTACGCCCCACAAGATAGATCGGCGGGGCAAGCCCAGGTACCCGGAGGTAGGTGAAACCCAGACCACCGCCCATCCCGAAGACCAGACCTTCGCTCGGCACCTCCTCCCAGCCGAGACCGGCCCACTCCAAGAGGTCTCTCAGCGCTCCGGAACCGCAATGACCGGCCTCACGGTGGGGATAGTCCAGCAGGATCCGCCGCGGCTCCGGCTGTCGGGGTAGGGACTCAACTGACATGGCAACTCCTGGATCGGCTCGCAGCGCTCTGTGCGTACGCCGGTGGGTCGGGCGCGACGGGTTCCGCGACTCTACATTCCCTGAGCCACGCAGGAGCTCGCGGTCGACGGCGGTCGTGACGGCTGGTGCAGGTCACGATTCGAGGGAAAGGAACCGGACGGCGACTTCGGAAATCTTGCTCGCCGTCGCGGTCCGGTCCCACTTGGGCAGCGCCAGATGACTGACCGTCAGGCGCACCATGGTGTCGGCCGCGTCGACGACGTCGTCTGGGGGAAGGCTCGGGTAACTCTCCGCCACCCATCCGGCTAGGGTGTCGGAGGCGAGGTCGAGAAGCCGCGCGGATGTCGTGAGCAGCGGGAGCATCCCCGTGGACGCCTGACTGCCCGCATCCAGGTCGCGGTTGGAGATGAGCACTGCCTTGAGCAGGGGGCTGCGTTCGGCCTCGTTCAAGGTGTAGTCGACGGCTGCTGCGATGCCGCCTTTCGCATCGCCGATGTGTGCCTCCAGCGCCTTCTGGATGCCCTCCAGGAAGCGCGAGGCCTCGCGGAGTACGACGGCTTCTCCGAGGCCGGCCTTGTCACCGAACTCCTTGTAGAGCGCCGCCCGGGACACCCCGGCACGATCCGCGACCTCCCCCATGCGCACCCGGTCCCAGCCGCGGTCGACGATCAGGTCGTGGGCAGCCTCGAGGACAGCGGCACGCATGTGCTCCCTGAACCGTTCGCGCATGGACGGTGCCCGCATGACAGAGAGGTTAGCGATCTCTATCTCGCGACCGACTCGCGTTACTGACCTGGACACGCCCGCACGCTACCTAGCGTGCTCGTCGGCCAGTTGGTCGACCATGGCGGCGAGGGTGTCCTGAAGCCTCTGCACCCCTACAGTCACTGCCGTCGCCCTCGGCAACTCTCGGAGGTCCTCGAGTGGCACCGGGTCCCCGACCAGCAGGGTGACCCGACGACGGCGGCAGCCCAGCACCACCCTCCCTTCGTAGGCTGGCACGATCGCCTGCACGCCCCATTGAGCGACGGGAATCAGTGGAGCTGACGTCTCCAGCGCGATGCGAACAGCACCCGACCTGAGCGACATCAGACGCCCATCCGGTCGCTTCGTGATCGATCCTTCCGGATACACGACGACAAGAGCACCACGCTCCACGGCTTTGACCGCGGCACGGATCCCAGACCGGCCGTCGGACCGATCGACCTCGACGTGGCCGGCCGACCGGAACCACCAGCCGACTGCTCTACTGTGAAACAGGCTCGCCTTGGCCATGAACCGGGGGGTCCGGCCCTGGGCGAGGATCATCTCCCCCAAGAAGAGCGGGTCGGCCTGGGAGACATGGTTGGCGGCCAGCACCGCGCCTCCCGACCCGGGCAGGCGTTCGGTGCGGCGCCAGTCCGCTCTCCTGCCCAGCAGCAGCAGCGGTTTGCAGACGAGCAACGCCAGCCACCACGCAGGCCCGCGGGCGTCTCCGGGGACGCGTCTCACGCCCGCGGACCGACGCGAGTCACGCAAGTCCGGAACGATAGGCAGGACTCTCATCGCCGTCCAGACCGTCGACCTCCAAGCCATCCTTGCTCACCTCGGCGGGCGATGGCTCGGTGGTGACCACGACCAGCGGTTACTGCGGCTTCTCACACCGCCACCTCCGCTGTCAGTGCGGCCATGTCGACCGCGGCCCGTTGGGTGAGCATGCGTTTGGTGGTCATGAAGTCTCGGGGACGGTTGACACAGTCAGCGGCTATCGGCTCGCCCTTCCGGAGGTAGTAGCAGGTGAAGTCGCGGTCACGGGTCGGGGCACCGCTCACGACGATGTCGTCATAGCCGGTGTTGAGTCCCGCGATCTGGAGCTTGAGGTCATACTGGTCCGACCAGAACCACGGGAGCGCCGCCACCTCCTTGTCCTTTCCACAGATGGTCGCTGCTGCCACCTTGGCCTGCTCCACTGCGCTCGGGACCGACTCCAGCCTGATTCGTCGGCCGTAGCGGGGGATGTCCTGCGACGTACAGTCCCCGGCCGCCACGATGTCAGGGTCACTGGTGCGGGCGTGGGCGTCGATGAGGATCCCGTCGTCCACGACCAGGCCGGCTGCCTCGGCGAGCTCGGTGGTCGGCTCGATACCGATCCCGACGATCACAAAATCGGCTCGGACCGATTCGCCGCTGGCCAGGACCACCTCTCGCAGGCGGGTGTCGCCGACCAGGGCCTCGACCGAGGCGTTCGTCCTCACGTCGACGCCCTCTTCTTGGTGGATCCGCGTGAAGAAGGCCGACACCTCAGGGGCGGTGACCCGCTCGAGGACCCGGTCTGCGGCCTCGAGGACCGTGACGTGGAGGCCCGACGAGCGCAGCGAGGCGGCGGTCTCCAGCCCGATGTACCCACCACCCACGATGACGGCGTTGCGTCCGGGGATCGCGTCCTCGCGGATCCGCTCCACGTCCGACGACCGACGCAGGTAGTGCACCCCGTCGAGGTCGGCACCCTCGGCGCGGAGACGTCGCGGGTGCGCTCCCGTGCAAAGAGCAAGAGCGTCATAGGACAGGCGGTCCCCGGTGCCGAGCACGAGCTCGCCCGCCGACCGGTCGATCTCCTGCACGCTGGCAGTCACGCGCTCGACGTCCTGCTTGACGTAGAAGTCCTCCGACCGGATGGCCAGCTCCTTCAGCGAGCACTTCCCGGCCAGATATGCCTTCGACAACGGAGGCCTTTGGTACGGCAGCGCCGACTCGTCACCGACCAGCACGATGTCACCCGACCAACCCTCCTGGCGGAGGCTGGTGACCAGCTGTACCCCGGCATGGCTGGCGCCGACCACCACCGCGCGTTCCGTGCTCATCCGGGGTCCTTGGGAGTGAGCTCGACCATCAGCTTGCTGATGCCGCGAACGAAGTTGGACTGCACGTACTGCGGCTCCCCGACCACATCGATCCTCTCGAAGCGCGGGAGCAGCTCCTCCCAGAGGATCCGCAGCTGCAGCTCGGCCAGCCGGTTGCCCATGCACCGATGCACGCCGAAGCCGAAAGCAATGTGGTTGCGGGCGTTGGGCCGGTCGATGATGAGCTCGTCCGGTCGCTCGAACACCGTCTCGTCGCGGTTGCCCGACGCGTACCACATGACCACCTTGTCGCCCTTGCGGATGAACTGGCCGTTCAGCATGGTGTCGGTCTTGGCGATCCGCCGCATGTACGCAAGGGGGGTCTGCCAGCGGATGATCTCAGAGACCATGTTCGGGATCAGGTCCGGGTTGGCCTTGAGCTTCTCGAACTGGTCGGGGTACTGGTTCAGCGCGAGAACTCCGCCGCTCATCGAGTTGCGTGTGGTGTCGTTGCCGCCCACGATCAGCAGAACGAAGTTGCCGATGAACTCCATCGGACGCTTGATCAGGTCCTTGGTGCCCTCATCGCTCTGCAGCATCGTGACCAGGTCGAACCCGGGCTCTTC
The nucleotide sequence above comes from Nocardioides massiliensis. Encoded proteins:
- a CDS encoding BtrH N-terminal domain-containing protein, with protein sequence MSVESLPRQPEPRRILLDYPHREAGHCGSGALRDLLEWAGLGWEEVPSEGLVFGMGGGLGFTYLRVPGLAPPIYLVGRSSDLEVDLLSRLGAEVDVRGTDDPVTGWGWVRGELRQGRPVLMWADIAELPYLNVRLQMSRHDIVVIGYDDETQTAFVVDNDRAEVQEVPYDALARARASRSFPVPTRHTTYFVNWPQVLPDLRPTAASALVASVENMQAAATAIIPDTSVLPPDAVAGAGIDGIGVFAEDVGRWPELMPEPELDVALRSLHAFVEKAGTGGGLFRRLQAQFCADVARRTRSAEMAKAETALLRCAATWSALAAAGRSDGSTLARWRHVNELAATLTSDEHHAISQMRTAAGELRGG
- a CDS encoding TetR/AcrR family transcriptional regulator; the protein is MRAPSMRERFREHMRAAVLEAAHDLIVDRGWDRVRMGEVADRAGVSRAALYKEFGDKAGLGEAVVLREASRFLEGIQKALEAHIGDAKGGIAAAVDYTLNEAERSPLLKAVLISNRDLDAGSQASTGMLPLLTTSARLLDLASDTLAGWVAESYPSLPPDDVVDAADTMVRLTVSHLALPKWDRTATASKISEVAVRFLSLES
- a CDS encoding lysophospholipid acyltransferase family protein, producing MRDSRRSAGVRRVPGDARGPAWWLALLVCKPLLLLGRRADWRRTERLPGSGGAVLAANHVSQADPLFLGEMILAQGRTPRFMAKASLFHSRAVGWWFRSAGHVEVDRSDGRSGIRAAVKAVERGALVVVYPEGSITKRPDGRLMSLRSGAVRIALETSAPLIPVAQWGVQAIVPAYEGRVVLGCRRRRVTLLVGDPVPLEDLRELPRATAVTVGVQRLQDTLAAMVDQLADEHAR
- a CDS encoding NAD(P)/FAD-dependent oxidoreductase, with protein sequence MSTERAVVVGASHAGVQLVTSLRQEGWSGDIVLVGDESALPYQRPPLSKAYLAGKCSLKELAIRSEDFYVKQDVERVTASVQEIDRSAGELVLGTGDRLSYDALALCTGAHPRRLRAEGADLDGVHYLRRSSDVERIREDAIPGRNAVIVGGGYIGLETAASLRSSGLHVTVLEAADRVLERVTAPEVSAFFTRIHQEEGVDVRTNASVEALVGDTRLREVVLASGESVRADFVIVGIGIEPTTELAEAAGLVVDDGILIDAHARTSDPDIVAAGDCTSQDIPRYGRRIRLESVPSAVEQAKVAAATICGKDKEVAALPWFWSDQYDLKLQIAGLNTGYDDIVVSGAPTRDRDFTCYYLRKGEPIAADCVNRPRDFMTTKRMLTQRAAVDMAALTAEVAV